The genomic segment TCTCGAAGACCGCGTGGTGGAGCTAGGACCGGGGCAGGGGTTGGTGGTGCCGAAGACGGTGGTGCACCGCACCCGCGCACCACAGCGCACCACGATCCTGATGGTCGAGAACGCGGGAATCATTCCGACGGGGAACTAACGATCGACGCGTCAAAAGAGGAAGGGCGAATCCGCAACCGGATTCGCCCTTTCGTTTTTAGAGGCCTTGCTAGACCTGATCGGCGTACGCAGCTTCTTCCACGCGGGCATGCTCGACCAGCTTGATGGGGTAGTACGCGTTGCGCGTGTACTGCTTCACCATGCGGTTGGTGTTGAAGTAGGAGCCGTTGAACGCGAGCGTGGTGCGCATCATCTGCCCCCACTTCTCGGGCGCCTGCAGGTAAAGCGGAACCACCGCCGACTCGAGTTTGTTGTAGAGGTTGTGTGCCTCCGCAGCATCGTCGGCCCCGTCCTCGATTGCCCAGCCCGTCACGCCTTCGATGCAGCCCTCAATCCACCAGCCGTCAAGGATGGAAAGCGAAGGCACGCCATTAAGTGCGGCCTTCATGCCGCTGGTGCCGGAAGCCTCGTAGGGCCGGCGAGGCGTATTGACCCAGACATCGACACCGGCAGTCAGCGCCGCGCCGAGATCCCAGGCATAGTTCTCGAGATAAACGACCTTCAGCAGATCGCTGCCTGTGGAGTGAGCCCTTTCCACGACCTCGCGAATGAGTGCCTTGCCGGGTTCGTCTTGGGGATGCGCCTTGCCGGCGTAGAGAATCTGCAACCCGCCGGCTTGCTCAGCGATCCGGACGAGCCGCTCGGGATCAGTGAACAGCAGGTTGGCTCGCTTGTAGGTGGCCACGCGCCGCGCGAAGCCCAGTGTGAGCACGCGGGGATTCAGCATCAGTCCCGTGCGGGCCGCGACTTCTGCCAGCAAAGCATCCTTGGCCCGGGCATGCGCAGCGAGCACCTCGCCGACAGGAATATCGATTGCGTTACGCAGGAAAAGATTGTCCCGCCGCCATGCAGGGATGTGCGCGTCGAGCATGTGCTGCACCGGATCTGACAGCCACGTGGGCGCGTGCACGCCGTTGGTGATGGCGTCGATGGGAAACTCCGGGAACATCTCGCGCGAAACCTTGCCATGCTGCATGGCCACGCCGTTCGCGTAGCGGCAGAAGCGCAGCGCGAGCATCGTCATGTTCAGCAGGCCTTCGTGGAAGGCGCCGAACTTCTGCAGGCGCGCCGTGCGTTCGCCGCCCAGAATGCGGTAAGCCTGCTCGGTCGAGAAGCGGTCGTGCCCTGCGGGAACCGGCGTGTGTGTGGTGAAGACGCACTTGTTGCGGACCACCTGAAGGTCGGAGTCAGTAGCCGCGCCCAGCGGGCCGCCGCCGAGCTGGCTTTCCAGCAGGGCAAGCGTAAGCAGCGCGGCATGCCCTTCGTTCATGTGGTACACGTTTACATGCCTGCCCAGGGCATTGGCCATGCGAAGCCCCCCCATGCCGAGGACGATCTCCTGCTGCAGGCGGTAGTTGGTATCTCCGCCGTAAAGATGGTCGGTCAATCCGCGGTCCCAGCCCGAGTTGCCGTCGAGATCGGTGTCGAGCAGGTAGATCGGGACGATGTGGCCGGAGCGGCCCTCGAGATCGTACCGCCAGGCACGTACCGTAACCGTGCGGTCCTCGACCGAGACGGTAATGCGCGCCGGTTCCTCGGTGCAGAAATCAGCCGGGTTCCAGGCCTGCACTTCCTCGGTCTGCTGACCAGCCTCATCGAGGTGCTGGCGGAAGTATCCCTTCCGATGCAAGAGGGTGAAGGCGATGAGAGGAACGCCAAGGTCGGCGGCCGAACGCAGAGTGTCTCCGGCGAGCACGCCAAGGCCGCCAGAGTAGGTGGGCATGCCTGGGTTGATCGCGATCTCCATGGAGAAGTACGCAACCAGGCCAGAAGGGGGGAAAGACTCGTAGGAGAAAGGCTTTGTCGTGTTGGTGGACATGTTTTACCTGAAGACCTCCGGCAGGTTGCCCGCATGCCGGACATCTGCCTTCTTCATCGAATAGGGGCCCGGCTCACCGGAGGGCGACTTGCGTCTGCAATCGGTTTTGAGTATTCCCCGATTTTAGCAAGCGCTCAGCGGCTGACGGCTATTCTGACTCAAATTAAGACGATACAACGGAGGACAATTCCCCAGCTATGCTCGAATGACGATTTCAGGCATGCAAGCACAAGCTCAGAGGACGCGGGACGCTGCCGTGCCTGTTACCTAACAGCTTGGATGCTCTCCTGGACTGGATGTGCCCCCCCTGATGCATGACAAATATGAATTTGGGGGGTGATTCCAGTGCGTTCGGCGTAACGTTGGCCCAGCGCAGCGGAGAATTCCCGGGCGTGCTGCCGCTCGACAAGATTAACGGTGCACCCGCCGAAGCCGCCCCCGGTGAGACGCGCCCCGATCAGGCCGGGAAGGTCCTGAGCTAGCTCCACCATAGCGTCGGCCTCTTCACAACTCGCCTCAAAGTCCTTGCTGTAGCTGACATGGGCTTCCGCCATGAGCCGGCCCAGTTCCTTGAGGTCGTGATTGATCAGAGCCTCTGCTGCTGCCACGGTGCGGGTGTTCTCAGTGATGACGTGGCGGGCGCGCTTCAGCGCAAGGGAGCTCATCTCGGACCCATACTTCGCTAAGTCGTCGAGGTTGGCATCGCGCAGGAAGTGAACCTCCGGGCGATGGCGGGCGATGACGGCGGCAGCCTCTTCCACCTGTGCGCGGCGGCTGGTGTATTCGCCACCGGTAACGGCGTGCTTCACCATGGTGTTGGCAATGACCAGCGCAACGTTTTCAGGGATGGGCGCCAGTTTGAAGCTGAGGTCGCGGCAATCGAGCAGCAACGCGTGGTCTTCCGCGGCGTTAGCGGAGATGAACTGGTCCATGATGCCGCAGCTCGAGCCGACGAATTCGTTCTCCGAGCGCTGGCAGAGGCGCGCGAGAACCGGCATCGGATACTCAGCGCCGATGAGAGACAGCACGGCGATTGCGGTCGAGACCTCGATGGCCGCGGAACTGGATAGTCCCGAAGCGACGGGGACGTCTCCCCACAAGGTGAGGCTGAGAGCAGGGATCTTGTGGCCCTCCCCAGCGAGGATGGCCATGACGCCAAGCGGGTAGTCCGACCAGTGGTCTCTTCGCTCTGCAGGCAGCGCTGCCGCATCGAACTCGCTCTGCTCGTCGAAGTTCTGCGAGTAGATGACGACCTTGCCATCCGTACGGGGTGAGATGGCTGCCAGGGTGGCGAAGTCGATTGCGGCAGGCATGACGAAGCCTTCGGCGTAATCGGTATGCTCCCCGATGATGTTGACGCGCCCGGGTGCGACGAAGATCGCGGGATCGACGCCGAAACGGGCCTGGTGCATAGAGCGAAGCTGAGCGGAATCGTACATAGAAGGCTCCAAGACTACAGGGTTTCAAGATCAACGTGCATGGGCCAATCGGACCATTCACCGGGGGCGAGGGTGCGACTCCAGGGGCCGGTGAAGGCCAGGGAATCGACCGGCGCAGTAGCAGGCTCAGGAGCGACGCAGACCTGTTTGGGTCCGGGGCGCTCAGGCCAGCCACCGTAGCAGATCCAAAGACCTAAATAAGGTGTTGCATTGGCGTCGAATGTGACTTTGATTCGTACGCCGGCCGATGGGCGCTCGAGAACGCACCATGCGGCATCGGGGTGCATGGGTCCGGCAAAGAGTTTGTCGCCGATGCCGGAGTCTGGAGCTTCTGCGCGGCTGAGATCGGCGTGAAAGCCGTCAGCGAGATCGGCAATGGGCCACTGAATCTCGTCGCCGGCTTTGCCGAGACGATTACCACCCGACCCTTCGAGGCGGAGTGTGTGAATGGAATCCGGCAAGATGATGCGGTCGCCCTCCGCAACCGTGAAGAGAGGATGCGCAGCCCAGGACCACGGGACCGGTGCAGTCCCGGTGTTGGTGAGTCGGTAGTCGAGGCTGATACGGGCACCCTTCTTGGTCTCGTCGATGGTGAGCCTGCGGCGAAGGGTAAGCGGCAGCGAAAAGCAGGCTGAGGAAAGCGTGACCGAGTGCGGAGCGGAATCAAGAACCGTCCACGGCACACGCCAGAGGTCCCCGTGATCCGGAACATCTGCGGAAGCGGCCTGGGTCTTGACGGTGCACGCGGCCACCGAGGGCAAGCATTCGTCCCAGCCGCTGGCGTCGGCAGCGTCGAACGGCATGGTGTGGGTGCGCGATGCAACCGGAGCGAGCGGCGCCTGGAGAAGTTCCTGGCCTCGGAAATGGATGGATGCGATCTTGCCGCCGAACTGAGGGAGAACCCGAATCGAGCAGCCACCCGCCTGAATGACAACGTTTTCTTTGCTTCCCACAGAGATGCCTGTCGTCATGCCGGGCTTCCTACTCTCCCAAAATTTGCTGGCTCGCTGCCTTGAACTCCTGCCAGATAAGGTCCAGCCACGATTCGTGCGCGGGCTTCATTAAGACGGAACGAAGGCAGGTAATGAGGTTCTTGCCGGAATTCGAATCGAAGGGGACATCCCCGGTCCGGAACCACTGTTGGGGCAATTGTACAAGCGCGAGGTGCAGATTGCGTCTGGCACATTCGTCAAAAACGCGCTGGGCGAGGTCGGAGGACTGCTGTAGGGTGTCCGCCTGGACCTTCCAGACGACGATGTCTAGCTCCGGCGAACCTGCCGCGAGTGGCTGGAACCATGGATCGGCCCGGAGGCGGCTGTCGAGTTCCAACGCAGCGCGGCGCCCTGCCGCCAGCCCCTGAGCGAACTCTCCCCCCGCAACATTGGGCAGAAGACGCTGCGTGGCCCAGAGGGCGACGGCAGCCGCTCCGGCACGCGAGCATTCCAGGCTGATCTCGCCAAGATGCAGGTCCTTTGAGGTGAAGTACGTATAGGGCGAGTCGTGCTTGTAAAAGCGGCCCACGCCAGGATCGCGGAACAGGACGCAGCCGCATCCATAGGGCTGGAGACCGTGCTTATGCGGGTCCACGACGATGGAGTCAACCTGATCGATAGCGGCAAACGCGCGGCGCGCCGGCTCATCCAGCGAATCCGGAATCAGCCGGAAGTAGCCGCCGTATGCAGCGTCTACGTGAACACGGAAGCCGTAGCGGTCGCGCAGGGCAAGAATCTCCGGCAGGGGATCGACGGCCCCGATCGCAGTTGTACCCAGGGTGGCGACCACGGTCCCAACATCGCCCTTCTTCAACTCGGACTCGAGAGCATCGAGGTCCATTCGGCCGCGGTTGTCGGCTGGCACCGCCCCAAAATCCAGCTTCAGCACGGCAGAGATGCGGCTATGTGTGTAGTGGGCCTGTTCCGAAGCCAGAATCCGGCGGCCGGGATTGGCTTGGCCGGCGACCCA from the Occallatibacter riparius genome contains:
- the glgP gene encoding alpha-glucan family phosphorylase — its product is MSTNTTKPFSYESFPPSGLVAYFSMEIAINPGMPTYSGGLGVLAGDTLRSAADLGVPLIAFTLLHRKGYFRQHLDEAGQQTEEVQAWNPADFCTEEPARITVSVEDRTVTVRAWRYDLEGRSGHIVPIYLLDTDLDGNSGWDRGLTDHLYGGDTNYRLQQEIVLGMGGLRMANALGRHVNVYHMNEGHAALLTLALLESQLGGGPLGAATDSDLQVVRNKCVFTTHTPVPAGHDRFSTEQAYRILGGERTARLQKFGAFHEGLLNMTMLALRFCRYANGVAMQHGKVSREMFPEFPIDAITNGVHAPTWLSDPVQHMLDAHIPAWRRDNLFLRNAIDIPVGEVLAAHARAKDALLAEVAARTGLMLNPRVLTLGFARRVATYKRANLLFTDPERLVRIAEQAGGLQILYAGKAHPQDEPGKALIREVVERAHSTGSDLLKVVYLENYAWDLGAALTAGVDVWVNTPRRPYEASGTSGMKAALNGVPSLSILDGWWIEGCIEGVTGWAIEDGADDAAEAHNLYNKLESAVVPLYLQAPEKWGQMMRTTLAFNGSYFNTNRMVKQYTRNAYYPIKLVEHARVEEAAYADQV
- the galK gene encoding galactokinase; this encodes MYDSAQLRSMHQARFGVDPAIFVAPGRVNIIGEHTDYAEGFVMPAAIDFATLAAISPRTDGKVVIYSQNFDEQSEFDAAALPAERRDHWSDYPLGVMAILAGEGHKIPALSLTLWGDVPVASGLSSSAAIEVSTAIAVLSLIGAEYPMPVLARLCQRSENEFVGSSCGIMDQFISANAAEDHALLLDCRDLSFKLAPIPENVALVIANTMVKHAVTGGEYTSRRAQVEEAAAVIARHRPEVHFLRDANLDDLAKYGSEMSSLALKRARHVITENTRTVAAAEALINHDLKELGRLMAEAHVSYSKDFEASCEEADAMVELAQDLPGLIGARLTGGGFGGCTVNLVERQHAREFSAALGQRYAERTGITPQIHICHASGGAHPVQESIQAVR
- a CDS encoding aldose epimerase family protein; this translates as MTTGISVGSKENVVIQAGGCSIRVLPQFGGKIASIHFRGQELLQAPLAPVASRTHTMPFDAADASGWDECLPSVAACTVKTQAASADVPDHGDLWRVPWTVLDSAPHSVTLSSACFSLPLTLRRRLTIDETKKGARISLDYRLTNTGTAPVPWSWAAHPLFTVAEGDRIILPDSIHTLRLEGSGGNRLGKAGDEIQWPIADLADGFHADLSRAEAPDSGIGDKLFAGPMHPDAAWCVLERPSAGVRIKVTFDANATPYLGLWICYGGWPERPGPKQVCVAPEPATAPVDSLAFTGPWSRTLAPGEWSDWPMHVDLETL
- a CDS encoding pyridoxal phosphate-dependent decarboxylase family protein, translated to MPQDPAKDPVPGLLAAAAARLANQFSDLPATPEITPAEAGSIAAVLEETAVRLGDNYPYFHPFYAGQMLKPPHPVARAAYALAMVINPNNHARDGGRASSEMEIEAVAHIARMFGWEAPDFLGHLTSSGTIANLEALWVAGQANPGRRILASEQAHYTHSRISAVLKLDFGAVPADNRGRMDLDALESELKKGDVGTVVATLGTTAIGAVDPLPEILALRDRYGFRVHVDAAYGGYFRLIPDSLDEPARRAFAAIDQVDSIVVDPHKHGLQPYGCGCVLFRDPGVGRFYKHDSPYTYFTSKDLHLGEISLECSRAGAAAVALWATQRLLPNVAGGEFAQGLAAGRRAALELDSRLRADPWFQPLAAGSPELDIVVWKVQADTLQQSSDLAQRVFDECARRNLHLALVQLPQQWFRTGDVPFDSNSGKNLITCLRSVLMKPAHESWLDLIWQEFKAASQQILGE